A stretch of DNA from Actinomycetes bacterium:
GTCCAGGCCGGCGATGCGAGCGACCCGAAGACCTTCGCGACGAACGTGCTCGAGGTCGCGATCCCGGTGGACAACCCGGCCGGCGTCACCGCGCTGGCCGACCTGACCAAACCGGGCGTGAAGGTCGCGGTCTGTCGGGCCCAGGTTCCGTGCGGGGCGGCCGACGCCCGGCTGTTCGCCATGAACCGGCTGACCGTGCACCCGGTCACCTACGAGGTGGACGTGAAGGCGGTACTCACCAAGGTGCAGCTCGGCGAGGTGGACGCCGGCCTCGTCTACACGACTGACGTACACGCAGCCGGGACGCGCGTGCACGCGGTGCCGATCCCGGCCGCCGACAACGTGTCCACCGCGTACCCGATCGCCGCGCTCACCGCGAGCCCGGACAAGTCCGCGGCGCAGGCGTTCGTCGCCTATGTGCTCTCCCCCACGGGCAAATCGGCGCTGGCCGCCGCCCGCTTCGGGCCGCCCTGACCGTGCGCACCCGAGGCGAGTGCCGACCGCCGTGGCTGCTCGTCGTCCCGGGGGCGGTCGGGGCGCTGTTCCTGGCGCTGCCGCTGGCCGGGCTGCTGTCCGCGGCCCCTGGGGCCACCTCGGCGAGCTGCTGACCTGGCCGGCCAGCCTGGCCGCGCTGCGGCTGTCGCTGGTGACGGCGACCGCGGCGACCGCCTTTTCGTTCGTCGTGGGAGTGCCGCTGGCCTGGCTGCTGGCCAGGGCGCCGTTCCGCGGCCGCGGGCTGGTGCGCGCGCGGGTGACGCTGCCTGTCGTGCTGCCGCCGGTGGTCGGTGGGGTGGCCCTGCTGCTGGCGTTCGGTCGCCGCGGGCTGGTCGGGAAGTACCTGTACGAGTGGACCGGGCTGTCGCTGCCGTTCACCACCGCCGGCGTGATCGTGGCCGAGACGTTCGTGGCCATGCCGTTCCTCGTCGTCACCGTCGAGGGGGCGCTGCGCGGCATGGACCGCCGACTGGAGGACGCCGCGGCGACGCTCGGCGCCAGCCGGCTGCTGGTGCTGCCCCGCGTCACCCTGCCCGCGATCGCGCCGTCACTGGTGGCCGGCGCGGTGCTCACCTGGGCTCGTGCTCTGGGCGAGTTCGGGGCGACGATCACCTTCGCGGGCAACTTCCCGGGCCGGACCCAGACCATGCCGCTCGCGGTGTACGTGGC
This window harbors:
- the modA gene encoding molybdate ABC transporter substrate-binding protein; this encodes MRRLLLSSVIAAGAVLLAGCGSGSSPTAGASGSAVLSGTLEVFAAASLKESFTRLGNEFHAAHPGVDVVFNFGPSNGLALQITQGAPADVFAAASTVTMQTVVQAGDASDPKTFATNVLEVAIPVDNPAGVTALADLTKPGVKVAVCRAQVPCGAADARLFAMNRLTVHPVTYEVDVKAVLTKVQLGEVDAGLVYTTDVHAAGTRVHAVPIPAADNVSTAYPIAALTASPDKSAAQAFVAYVLSPTGKSALAAARFGPP